One Nasonia vitripennis strain AsymCx chromosome 1 unlocalized genomic scaffold, Nvit_psr_1.1 chr1_random0005, whole genome shotgun sequence genomic window carries:
- the LOC116415812 gene encoding uncharacterized protein LOC116415812 isoform X2, whose amino-acid sequence MLESSGEGDADFTPSSPIGPPQACSTPRADNENDESCSEEDFFSSPDVEAFNRAFIGRSYPRSDLVRVIHRNYAVPNEAVQCAIDARSVSESSDEDDEPANSTATAAAVSTNNAQRAAIQNFYSRPVPEAERSYHQIVDRARMTYHRYDERDAFDNRINEQKL is encoded by the exons ATGCTTGAAAGTAGCGGAGAGGGTGACGCTGATTTCACGCCGTCGTCGCCTATAGGACCTCCGCAGGCGTGTTCGACCCCACGTGCTGATAACGAGAATGACGAGTCGTGTTCGgaagaagattttttttcgtctccaGATGTCGAAGCTTTTAATCGGGCTTTTATCGGACGATCATATCCGAGAAGTGATTTGGTACGTGTGATTCATCGTAATTATGCTGTGCCGAACGAAGCTGTGCAGTGTGCTATCGATGCACGATCAGTATCTGAAAGCAGTGACGAAGATGATGAACCTGCCAATAGCACAGCTACAGCAGCGGCAGTCTCTACAAACAATGCTCAGCGCGCAGCAATACAAAACTTTTACTCGCGGCCCGTCCCAGAGGCCGAACGTTCTTATCATCAGATTGTCGATCGCGCCCGAATGACTTATCATCGGtacgatgaaagagatgctttTGACAATAGGATAAATGAGC aaaagttaTAA
- the LOC116415812 gene encoding uncharacterized protein LOC116415812 isoform X1 yields the protein MLESSGEGDADFTPSSPIGPPQACSTPRADNENDESCSEEDFFSSPDVEAFNRAFIGRSYPRSDLVRVIHRNYAVPNEAVQCAIDARSVSESSDEDDEPANSTATAAAVSTNNAQRAAIQNFYSRPVPEAERSYHQIVDRARMTYHRYDERDAFDNRINELIRRVENGTDSIERFNASNLDFYIDRIYKVRRAQKLRWLYTQAEDENSPLYTAQEIVDLLGRVHESFNGPPEE from the exons ATGCTTGAAAGTAGCGGAGAGGGTGACGCTGATTTCACGCCGTCGTCGCCTATAGGACCTCCGCAGGCGTGTTCGACCCCACGTGCTGATAACGAGAATGACGAGTCGTGTTCGgaagaagattttttttcgtctccaGATGTCGAAGCTTTTAATCGGGCTTTTATCGGACGATCATATCCGAGAAGTGATTTGGTACGTGTGATTCATCGTAATTATGCTGTGCCGAACGAAGCTGTGCAGTGTGCTATCGATGCACGATCAGTATCTGAAAGCAGTGACGAAGATGATGAACCTGCCAATAGCACAGCTACAGCAGCGGCAGTCTCTACAAACAATGCTCAGCGCGCAGCAATACAAAACTTTTACTCGCGGCCCGTCCCAGAGGCCGAACGTTCTTATCATCAGATTGTCGATCGCGCCCGAATGACTTATCATCGGtacgatgaaagagatgctttTGACAATAGGATAAATGAGC ttaTAAGAAGAGTCGAAAATGGCACCGATTCCATAGAGCGGTTCAACGCGtcaaatttagatttttatattgatCGTATATACAAAGTGCGTAGAGCCCAAAAGTTGCGATGGTTGTATACACAGGCCGAAGACGAAAATTCTCCTCTGTATACGGCGCAGGAAATTGTAGATTTACTGGGCCGTGTTCATGAAAGTTTTAATGGACCGCCAGAAGAATGA